A region from the Drosophila bipectinata strain 14024-0381.07 chromosome 3R, DbipHiC1v2, whole genome shotgun sequence genome encodes:
- the plx gene encoding TBC1 domain family member 1 isoform X2 produces MKTRLVSLTYRGSASVDPRYSASMLPWTINDIRSTESYTKLSVGIENGILESYNSDFELQFSHPLKHIVGMCRIIHKPQAKSIGNGFLQLKSSGQASTSSIVVSSTSSSSGSSSSLTGNGLRHTLTASTSYGSLSSSAASAYHQQQQAAATAAAEASAEQAQNCMEFQGPITGLVYLLKDPKDPLLHIYLFECEAVEEMAELMHQMRDPAHTLGGSVGNIPQTLIGGSGHSSASNGALNGIHATPATNLKMSEAMRSAQHDTSPNPVSSKMKASKSYTHGLSNSSGTVNIPTSTSAQSNLSLLADISPNHTHFFEVMYVGKIRVSQKRVPNTFIDDALPKFKAYDAQRLRLLQNRKMSLSSEGGVGIEAKTSTGSTLKSQDLKEEDEEEQEQHSQEVQSQARPQVQLQLTGAEEGAAPRPLEENNKENRSPEKRPLLRGQSQIELGHKENIPKQRDRSASQGCIPPYVEQNRTMVFLVGRCDLRLISPDRKQVLLYKDFKDVASCVHGQKSLDHFGIICRELNNDGYIGYVFKCQSEHVCDDIVAAIAQAFDTCAEQKKKQETQIFSCEHCPMLWYHKLCTDVEGLSEKKTQALILRRIETLSDDEQEIVWAKFCGSEKTNSPVAEQNQFLMMLLRAHCESRQQRHVHDTAENRSEFLNQYLGGSTIFMKAKRSLTNSFDNLLKRKPSKDDIAVPPHNLREIREGSAEPLGAETPPEGFRSRSNTVGASPSTKPTAEQLKSPMMDIFIKVGNSPKEAETHQGSWRQAILNSVVTPSKGLDSEVPTEFLSPMRKPPKRGKRDAAELRELWRTAIRQTIMLNRMETENAMLQARQNENELKRIKLDYEEIVPCDKQLIERWEQIIERNSTQIGNKKDPKVLGHAIRTGVPRSKRGDVWTFLAEQHSMNTAPVDTKEFPNFNTPYHTLLKHLTEHQHAIFIDLGRTFPNHQFYKDPLGLGQLSLFNLLKAYSILDPELGYCQGLGFICGVLLLHCDEANAFQLLKHLMFRRNMRTKYLPDMKKFQLQLYQLSRLVKDHLPDLYVWLDQNDVSPTLYAAPWILTVFSSQFPLGFVARVFDLLFLESSDVIFKFAIALLSVHKDQLLAKDNFEEIMDYLKTVVPKMEAHCMEQIMKLVFTLDIGKQLAEYNVEYNVLQEEITTTNHHLEMLNREKTQNQHLEQQLQFAQSSIAQLETTRSSQQAQITTLQSQVQSLELTIQTLGRYIGQLVEHNPDLELPNEVRRMLQQLDDLERQRRKPIFTERKIGKSISVNSHLGFPLKVLEELTERDEHGSPQKQKKEKTPFFEQLRQQQQQLQHNRLNGQSSHASETVSPTPPSRPNRLLDNASARTVMQTKLDELKLPEHVDKFVANIKSPLEVDSGVGTPLSPPSTASNSSGGSIFSRMGYRTTPQALSPLAQRQSYGVAITTAPSPAHMEQVPPATVTAAMPREDVEEPQAMHPLSMVGGDVNVRFKGTTQLKSIRPVHHMRAITLGGVQHQSSTESTVGVAPVPVELAPPTATGRS; encoded by the exons ATGAAAACGCGCCTCGTCTCGCTGACCTATCGCGGGAGTGCATCCGTCGACCCGCGGTATTCCGCCTCCATGCTGCCATGGACCATCAACGACATAAGGTCCACCGAGAGCTATACGAAG CTATCTGTGGGCATTGAAAACGGCATCCTGGAGTCATACAACTCGGACTTTGAGCTGCAGTTCAGCCATCCCCTGAAGCATATCGTCGGCATGTGCCGTATCATCCACAAGCCGCAAGCCAAGAGCATCGGCAATGGCTTCCTGCAGTTGAAATCGAGTGGCCAGGCTTCCACCTCCTCAATAGTCGTTTCCTCGACAtccagcagcagtggcagcagcagctcacTGACCGGAAACGGACTGCGCCACACACTGACCGCATCCACATCCTACGGCTCCCTCTCCTCCAGTGCGGCGTCTGCTtatcaccagcagcagcaggcggcGGCGACCGCAGCGGCAGAAGCCTCGGCGGAGCAGGCACAGAACTGCATGGAATTTCAGGGGCCCATCACCGGACTCGTCTACTTGCTGAAGGACCCCAAGGATCCGTTGCTGCACATTTATCTATTCGAGTGCGAGGCCGTCGAGGAG ATGGCCGAGCTGATGCATCAGATGCGAGACCCGGCCCACACGCTCGGCGGCTCCGTGGGCAACATTCCGCAGACCTTGATCGGTGGCAGTGGGCACAGCTCCGCCTCGAACGGAGCCTTGAATGGCATCCATGCCACGCCCGCCACCAATCTGAAGATGAGCGAGGCCATGAGGAGTGCCCAGCACGACACCAGTCCCAATCCCGTGAGCTCCAAGATGAAGGCCTCCAAGTCCTACACCCACGGACTGAGCAACTCCTCGGGCACGGTAAACATACCCACATCCACCTCGGCCCAGAGCAATCTCTCCCTGCTGGCGGACATCTCGCCGAACCACACGCACTTCTTCGAGGTGATGTACGTGGGCAAGATCCGGGTCTCCCAGAAGCGGGTGCCCAACACCTTCATCGACGACGCGCTGCCCAAGTTCAAGGCGTACGACGCCCAGCGACTGCGTCTCCTCCAGAACCGCAAGATGTCGCTGAGCAGCGAGGGGGGAGTGGGCATCGAGGCGAAGACTTCGACAGGAAGTACTCTCAAGAGCCAGGACCTCAAGGAGGAGGACGaagaggagcaggagcagcacaGTCAGGAGGTCCAAAGCCAGGCCAGGCCACAAGTACAGCTGCAGTTGACCGGCGCCGAAGAGGGGGCTGCTCCGCGTCCGCTGGAGGAGAACAACAAAGAGAACCGGTCGCCGGAGAAGCGTCCCCTGCTGCGGGGTCAGAGCCAGATCGAACTGGGACACAAGGAGAA TATACCCAAGCAGCGGGACCGCTCAGCCTCGCAGGGCTGCATTCCGCCCTATGTGGAGCAGAACCGGACGATGGTGTTCCTGGTGGGTCGCTGTGATCTCCGCCTGATCTCGCCCGACCGCAAGCAGGTGCTTCTCTACAAGGACTTCAAGGACGTGGCCAGCTGTGTGCACGGCCAGAAGTCACTGGATCACTTTGGTATCATCTGCCGGGAGCTGAACAATGACGGCTACATCGGATACGTGTTCAAGTGCCAGTCGGAGCACGTGTGCGACGACATTGTGGCCGCCATCGCCCAGGCCTTTGACACTTGCGCGGAGCAGAAGAAGAAACAGGAGACCCAGATCTTTAGCTGCGAGCACTGCCCGATGCTATGGTACCACAAGCTCTGCACGGACGTCGAGGGACTCTCCGAGAAGAAGACCCAAGCCCTGATTCTGCGCCGCATTGAGACGCTGAGCGACGACGAGCAGGAGATCGTGTGGGCCAAGTTCTGCGGCTCCGAGAAGACGAACTCCCCGGTTGCTGAGCAGAATCAGTTTCTCATGATGCTTCTGCGGGCACACTGCGAGTCCCGGCAGCAGCGCCACGTCCACGACACCGCCGAGAACCGATCCGAGTTCCTCAACCAGTACCTAGGCGGCAGCACCATCTTCATGAAGGCCAAGCGATCGCTCACCAACTCCTTTGACAACCTTCTGAAGCGGAAGCCCTCCAAGGACGACATTGCTGTGCCGCCACACAATCTGCGCGAGATTAGGGAAGGTTCAGCTGAACCCCTAGGAGCGGAGACTCCACCAGAGGGATTCCGATCCAGATCGAACACCGTGGGAGCGAGTCCCAGCACCAAGCCCACAGCAGAGCAGCTCAAGAGCCCCATGATGGATAT ATTCATCAAGGTGGGTAATAGTCCCAAGGAGGCGGAAACCCACCAGGGATCCTGGCGCCAGGCCATACTTAACAGCGTGGTGACGCCCTCCAAGGGCTTAGATAGCGAAGTGCCCACCGAGTTCTTGTCGCCCATGAGAAAGC ctcCCAAGCGAGGCAAGCGAGATGCCGCCGAGTTGCGAGAATTGTGGCGCACTGCCATTCGGCAGACCATCATGTTGAATCGCATGGAGACGGAGAACGCCATGCTCCAGGCTCGCCAGAACGAGAACGAGCTGAAGCGCATCAAGCTGGACTACGAGGAGATAGTGCCCTGCGACAAGCAGTTGATAGAGCGCTGGGAGCAGATTATCGAGCGCAACTCCACTCAGATTGGCAACAAAAAGGATCCCAAGGTCCTGGGCCATGCCATACGCACCGGAGTGCCCCGATCGAAGCGCGGCGATGTCTGGACCTTCCTGGCCGAGCAGCATTCCATGAACACGGCTCCAGTGGACACCAAGGAATTCCCCAACTTCAATACACCGTACCACACGCTGCTGAAGCATCTCACCGAACACCAGCACGCCATTTTCATTGATCTGGGCAGGACCTTTCCCAATCACCAGTTCTACAAGGATCCCCTGGGTCTGGGTCAGCTGTCGCTGTTTAATCTGTTGAAGGCCTACTCTATACTCGACCCGGAGTTGGGCTACTGTCAGGGATTAGGATTTATCTGCGGAGTTCTACTTTTGCAT tGCGACGAGGCCAATGCCTTCCAGCTGCTTAAGCATCTGATGTTCCGCCGGAATATGCGCACCAAATACCTGCCCGACATGAAAAAGTTCCAGCTGCAGCTTTACCAGCTCTCCCGTCTGGTAAAGGACCACCTTCCGGATCTGTATGTCTGGCTCGACCAGAACGATGTTTCGCCCACCTTGTACGCCGCTCCCTGGATTCTCACCGTCTTCAGTTCCCAGTTCCCGCTGGGTTTCGTGGCGCGCGTTTTCGACCTGCTCTTCCTGGAGTCCTCCGACGTGATCTTCAAGTTCGCCATCGCCCTGCTCTCCGTGCACAAGGATCAGTTGCTGGCCAAGGATAACTTTGAGGAAATCATGGACTATCTGAAGACAGTGGTGCCCAAAATGGAGGCGCACTGCATGGAGCAGATCATGAAGCTGGTCTTCACCCTGGATATTGGAAAGCAGCTGGCCGAGTACAACGTGGAGTACAATGTGCTGCAGGAGGAGATCACCACCACGAATCATCATCTCGAAATGCTGAACAGAGAGAAGACCCAAAACCAGCACCTGGAGCAGCAATTGCAG TTTGCTCAATCCTCGATTGCTCAGCTGGAGACCACAAGGTCCTCGCAACAGGCGCAGATAACCACGCTGCAGTCGCAGGTTCAGTCCCTGGAGCTCACCATCCAGACCCTGGGACGCTATATAGGCCAGCTGGTGGAGCACAATCCCGATCTGGAGCTGCCCAATGAGGTGAGACGCATGCTCCAGCAACTGGACGACCTGGAACGGCAGAGGCGCAAACCCATCTTCACTGAGCGCAAGATTGGCAAATCCATTTCCGTCAACAGTCACTTGGGGTTTCCACTCAAGGTGCTCGAAGAGCTGACCGAAAGAGACGAACATGGTTCGCCACAAAAGCAGAAGAAGGAGAAGACACCTTTTTTTGAGCAGCTccggcaacagcagcagcagctccaacATAACCGCCTCAATGGACAGTCCTCCCATGCCAGTGAAACCGTGTCCCCGACGCCGCCCTCGCGACCCAATCGCTTGCTGGACAATGCCAGTGCCAGGACCGTGATGCAAACGAAGCTGGACGAGCTGAAGCTGCCCGAGCACGTGGACAAGTTCGTGGCCAATATCAAGAGCCCGCTGGAGGTCGACTCGGGCGTGGGCACCCCACTCAGCCCACCGAGCACCGCGAGCaacagcagcggcggcagtATCTTCAGTCGGATGGGCTACCGGACGACTCCCCAGGCA
- the Rab23 gene encoding ras-related protein Rab-23, with amino-acid sequence MRLIQTATGGAAATVLQSQFHSQSQYNYTNMREDDIELAIKVVIVGNGGVGKSSMIQRYCKGIFTKDYKKTIGVDFLERQIEIDGEDVRIMLWDTAGQEEFDCITKAYYRGAQASVLVFSTTDRASFEAIKDWKRKVENECNEIPTVIVQNKIDLIEQAVVTADEVETLAKMLNCRLIRTSVKEDINVASVFRYLATKCHQLMTQGYDQAAGNQQNSSHPPYSSTPTISAFSPTFTKSSSGTIVLRPAKKGSGSSVARKRKLVLKKCGIL; translated from the exons ATGCGTCTAATCCAAACGGCAACCGGCGGTGCTGCTGCGACCGTTCTGCAGTCCCAGTTCCACTCTCAGTCCCAATACAACTACACCAATATGCGTGAAGACGATATCGAGCTGGCCATCAAAGTG GTCATTGTGGGAAACGGCGGCGTGGGAAAATCCTCAATGATCCAGCGCTACTGCAAGGGCATTTTCACCAAGGACTACAAGAAGACGATCGGCGTGGACTTCCTGGAGCGCCAGATCGAGATCGACGGCGAGGATGTCCGCATTATGCTGTGGGACACGGCCGGACAGGAGGAGTTCGACTGCATCACAAAGGCCTACTATCGCGGAGCTCAGGCCTCTGTCCTCGTCTTCTCGACAACGGATCGCGCCTCCTTCGAGGCCATCAAGGACTGGAAACGCAAGGTGGAGAACGAATGCAACGAAATACCCACGGTCATTGTCCAGAACAAGATCGATCTGATCGAGCAGGCGGTGGTCACCGCCGACGAGGTGGAAACGCTGGCCAAGATGCTAAACTGCCGCCTCATACGCACCTCCGTGAAGGAGGACATCAACGTGGCGTCCGTGTTCCGCTACCTGGCCACCAAGTGCCATCAGCTGATGACCCAGGGATACGACCAGGCCGCCGGCAACCAGCAGAACTCCAGCCATCCGCCCTACAGCAGCACACCCACAATCAGCGCCTTCAGTCCGACCTTCACCAAGTCCAGTAGCGGCACCATCGTCCTCCGGCCGGCCAAAAAGGGCAGTGGCTCCAGCGTGGCACGGAAGCGCAAACTAGTGCTGAAAAAATGCGGCATTTTGTGA
- the LOC108134451 gene encoding serine/threonine-protein phosphatase 2A activator, translated as MTEMTAEAKEIRKRSRRVAAFFRKETAGPYCKIETATDMEYWQQSKAYVILISYLFDVSSLIQGVRTTDPFPVSRSIKRLLTIFDALEALIVANPPVASSAIDPKSSLTDSGNRSFRKWARCMLRDIYYMVEKAVPKKKCQHVNELGFYLSASFGNSTKIEYGPSHELNFLFFVCSLFQAHILSKQEDLAASGLVLFDRYLKLVRRLQVTYSMAPPPNHGPYSLDKFQFLPFVWGAAQLCYDAPFSPRKMLDEDIVALHKGSYLLIDCVAHIMMTNIGSFACHSSQLWCLASLSQWTDIYRGLVFRYTEDIVVDFELIQPMRFGTLMPFDMEKSKEPVAAVRLGVLSPVRVQIDEALDHSSTSTKPETEEAADKSHDKKYDSLSNSGMSLGSHSTSLSDVSVHLPNWLEAEEGSSH; from the coding sequence ATGACGGAAATGACGGCTGAAGCCAAAGAAATAAGAAAAAGAAGTAGAAGGGTGGCCGCATTCTTTCGAAAGGAAACCGCCGGACCCTATTGCAAGATAGAGACTGCGACGGATATGGAATACTGGCAGCAGTCGAAAGCTTACGTCATCCTGATCTCATATTTGTTCGATGTCAGTTCCCTCATCCAGGGAGTACGCACCACGGATCCCTTTCCTGTGAGCCGGAGCATAAAACGACTGCTGACTATATTCGATGCGCTAGAAGCACTGATTGTGGCTAATCCTCCAGTGGCCTCCAGCGCTATCGATCCGAAGAGCAGTCTTACGGATTCGGGTAATAGATCGTTTCGGAAGTGGGCCCGCTGCATGCTGAGGGACATTTACTATATGGTGGAGAAGGCGGTGCCGAAGAAGAAGTGCCAGCACGTAAACGAGCTGGGCTTTTACTTGTCGGCGTCCTTTGGCAACTCAACGAAAATCGAGTACGGCCCCTCCCACGAGCTGaacttcctcttcttcgtgtGCTCCCTCTTCCAGGCGCACATCCTTAGCAAACAGGAGGACCTAGCTGCATCGGGCCTGGTCTTATTCGATCGGTATTTAAAGCTAGTGCGCCGGCTACAGGTCACCTACTCGATGGCGCCTCCGCCGAACCACGGGCCCTACTCCCTGGACAAGTTCCAGTTCCTACCCTTCGTTTGGGGCGCGGCCCAGCTGTGCTACGATGCTCCATTCTCACCGAGGAAGATGCTCGACGAGGACATCGTGGCGCTGCACAAAGGATCGTACCTATTGATCGATTGCGTGGCCCACATAATGATGACCAATATTGGCTCCTTCGCCTGCCACTCCAGTCAGCTGTGGTGCTTGGCCTCGTTGTCCCAGTGGACGGACATCTACAGGGGTCTTGTCTTCCGGTACACGGAGGACATCGTTGTGGACTTTGAATTGATTCAGCCGATGCGATTCGGAACCCTGATGCCCTTCGACATGGAAAAGTCCAAGGAACCAGTGGCTGCAGTCCGTCTCGGTGTGCTCTCCCCAGTACGCGTCCAGATCGATGAGGCTTTAGATCATAGCTCCACTAGCACGAAACCGGAAACGGAGGAAGCAGCCGATAAATCCCacgacaaaaaatacgacAGCCTGTCCAACAGTGGAATGTCTTTAGGAAGCCACAGCACCTCCTTGAGCGATGTGAGTGTTCATCTGCCCAATTGGTTGGAAGCCGAAGAAGGTTCTTCTCATTAA
- the plx gene encoding TBC1 domain family member 4 isoform X1, giving the protein MKTRLVSLTYRGSASVDPRYSASMLPWTINDIRSTESYTKLSVGIENGILESYNSDFELQFSHPLKHIVGMCRIIHKPQAKSIGNGFLQLKSSGQASTSSIVVSSTSSSSGSSSSLTGNGLRHTLTASTSYGSLSSSAASAYHQQQQAAATAAAEASAEQAQNCMEFQGPITGLVYLLKDPKDPLLHIYLFECEAVEEMAELMHQMRDPAHTLGGSVGNIPQTLIGGSGHSSASNGALNGIHATPATNLKMSEAMRSAQHDTSPNPVSSKMKASKSYTHGLSNSSGTVNIPTSTSAQSNLSLLADISPNHTHFFEVMYVGKIRVSQKRVPNTFIDDALPKFKAYDAQRLRLLQNRKMSLSSEGGVGIEAKTSTGSTLKSQDLKEEDEEEQEQHSQEVQSQARPQVQLQLTGAEEGAAPRPLEENNKENRSPEKRPLLRGQSQIELGHKENSDGSEPSSSESQQEASNVIVNKQPTPPRDQGVASGSGASGSGTSASTSSSAGPSQLHPNYALENIPKQRDRSASQGCIPPYVEQNRTMVFLVGRCDLRLISPDRKQVLLYKDFKDVASCVHGQKSLDHFGIICRELNNDGYIGYVFKCQSEHVCDDIVAAIAQAFDTCAEQKKKQETQIFSCEHCPMLWYHKLCTDVEGLSEKKTQALILRRIETLSDDEQEIVWAKFCGSEKTNSPVAEQNQFLMMLLRAHCESRQQRHVHDTAENRSEFLNQYLGGSTIFMKAKRSLTNSFDNLLKRKPSKDDIAVPPHNLREIREGSAEPLGAETPPEGFRSRSNTVGASPSTKPTAEQLKSPMMDIFIKVGNSPKEAETHQGSWRQAILNSVVTPSKGLDSEVPTEFLSPMRKPPKRGKRDAAELRELWRTAIRQTIMLNRMETENAMLQARQNENELKRIKLDYEEIVPCDKQLIERWEQIIERNSTQIGNKKDPKVLGHAIRTGVPRSKRGDVWTFLAEQHSMNTAPVDTKEFPNFNTPYHTLLKHLTEHQHAIFIDLGRTFPNHQFYKDPLGLGQLSLFNLLKAYSILDPELGYCQGLGFICGVLLLHCDEANAFQLLKHLMFRRNMRTKYLPDMKKFQLQLYQLSRLVKDHLPDLYVWLDQNDVSPTLYAAPWILTVFSSQFPLGFVARVFDLLFLESSDVIFKFAIALLSVHKDQLLAKDNFEEIMDYLKTVVPKMEAHCMEQIMKLVFTLDIGKQLAEYNVEYNVLQEEITTTNHHLEMLNREKTQNQHLEQQLQFAQSSIAQLETTRSSQQAQITTLQSQVQSLELTIQTLGRYIGQLVEHNPDLELPNEVRRMLQQLDDLERQRRKPIFTERKIGKSISVNSHLGFPLKVLEELTERDEHGSPQKQKKEKTPFFEQLRQQQQQLQHNRLNGQSSHASETVSPTPPSRPNRLLDNASARTVMQTKLDELKLPEHVDKFVANIKSPLEVDSGVGTPLSPPSTASNSSGGSIFSRMGYRTTPQALSPLAQRQSYGVAITTAPSPAHMEQVPPATVTAAMPREDVEEPQAMHPLSMVGGDVNVRFKGTTQLKSIRPVHHMRAITLGGVQHQSSTESTVGVAPVPVELAPPTATGRS; this is encoded by the exons ATGAAAACGCGCCTCGTCTCGCTGACCTATCGCGGGAGTGCATCCGTCGACCCGCGGTATTCCGCCTCCATGCTGCCATGGACCATCAACGACATAAGGTCCACCGAGAGCTATACGAAG CTATCTGTGGGCATTGAAAACGGCATCCTGGAGTCATACAACTCGGACTTTGAGCTGCAGTTCAGCCATCCCCTGAAGCATATCGTCGGCATGTGCCGTATCATCCACAAGCCGCAAGCCAAGAGCATCGGCAATGGCTTCCTGCAGTTGAAATCGAGTGGCCAGGCTTCCACCTCCTCAATAGTCGTTTCCTCGACAtccagcagcagtggcagcagcagctcacTGACCGGAAACGGACTGCGCCACACACTGACCGCATCCACATCCTACGGCTCCCTCTCCTCCAGTGCGGCGTCTGCTtatcaccagcagcagcaggcggcGGCGACCGCAGCGGCAGAAGCCTCGGCGGAGCAGGCACAGAACTGCATGGAATTTCAGGGGCCCATCACCGGACTCGTCTACTTGCTGAAGGACCCCAAGGATCCGTTGCTGCACATTTATCTATTCGAGTGCGAGGCCGTCGAGGAG ATGGCCGAGCTGATGCATCAGATGCGAGACCCGGCCCACACGCTCGGCGGCTCCGTGGGCAACATTCCGCAGACCTTGATCGGTGGCAGTGGGCACAGCTCCGCCTCGAACGGAGCCTTGAATGGCATCCATGCCACGCCCGCCACCAATCTGAAGATGAGCGAGGCCATGAGGAGTGCCCAGCACGACACCAGTCCCAATCCCGTGAGCTCCAAGATGAAGGCCTCCAAGTCCTACACCCACGGACTGAGCAACTCCTCGGGCACGGTAAACATACCCACATCCACCTCGGCCCAGAGCAATCTCTCCCTGCTGGCGGACATCTCGCCGAACCACACGCACTTCTTCGAGGTGATGTACGTGGGCAAGATCCGGGTCTCCCAGAAGCGGGTGCCCAACACCTTCATCGACGACGCGCTGCCCAAGTTCAAGGCGTACGACGCCCAGCGACTGCGTCTCCTCCAGAACCGCAAGATGTCGCTGAGCAGCGAGGGGGGAGTGGGCATCGAGGCGAAGACTTCGACAGGAAGTACTCTCAAGAGCCAGGACCTCAAGGAGGAGGACGaagaggagcaggagcagcacaGTCAGGAGGTCCAAAGCCAGGCCAGGCCACAAGTACAGCTGCAGTTGACCGGCGCCGAAGAGGGGGCTGCTCCGCGTCCGCTGGAGGAGAACAACAAAGAGAACCGGTCGCCGGAGAAGCGTCCCCTGCTGCGGGGTCAGAGCCAGATCGAACTGGGACACAAGGAGAA CTCCGACGGCTCTGAGCCATCGTCATCTGAAAGCCAACAGGAGGCGTCCAATGTTATTGTTAACAAACAGCCCACGCCGCCCAGGGATCAGGGCGTGGCCTCTGGGAGCGGTGCGAGTGGTAGTGGCACTTCCGCCTCCACATCCTCATCCGCTGGTCCCAGTCAGTTGCATCCCAATTATGCGCTGGAAAA TATACCCAAGCAGCGGGACCGCTCAGCCTCGCAGGGCTGCATTCCGCCCTATGTGGAGCAGAACCGGACGATGGTGTTCCTGGTGGGTCGCTGTGATCTCCGCCTGATCTCGCCCGACCGCAAGCAGGTGCTTCTCTACAAGGACTTCAAGGACGTGGCCAGCTGTGTGCACGGCCAGAAGTCACTGGATCACTTTGGTATCATCTGCCGGGAGCTGAACAATGACGGCTACATCGGATACGTGTTCAAGTGCCAGTCGGAGCACGTGTGCGACGACATTGTGGCCGCCATCGCCCAGGCCTTTGACACTTGCGCGGAGCAGAAGAAGAAACAGGAGACCCAGATCTTTAGCTGCGAGCACTGCCCGATGCTATGGTACCACAAGCTCTGCACGGACGTCGAGGGACTCTCCGAGAAGAAGACCCAAGCCCTGATTCTGCGCCGCATTGAGACGCTGAGCGACGACGAGCAGGAGATCGTGTGGGCCAAGTTCTGCGGCTCCGAGAAGACGAACTCCCCGGTTGCTGAGCAGAATCAGTTTCTCATGATGCTTCTGCGGGCACACTGCGAGTCCCGGCAGCAGCGCCACGTCCACGACACCGCCGAGAACCGATCCGAGTTCCTCAACCAGTACCTAGGCGGCAGCACCATCTTCATGAAGGCCAAGCGATCGCTCACCAACTCCTTTGACAACCTTCTGAAGCGGAAGCCCTCCAAGGACGACATTGCTGTGCCGCCACACAATCTGCGCGAGATTAGGGAAGGTTCAGCTGAACCCCTAGGAGCGGAGACTCCACCAGAGGGATTCCGATCCAGATCGAACACCGTGGGAGCGAGTCCCAGCACCAAGCCCACAGCAGAGCAGCTCAAGAGCCCCATGATGGATAT ATTCATCAAGGTGGGTAATAGTCCCAAGGAGGCGGAAACCCACCAGGGATCCTGGCGCCAGGCCATACTTAACAGCGTGGTGACGCCCTCCAAGGGCTTAGATAGCGAAGTGCCCACCGAGTTCTTGTCGCCCATGAGAAAGC ctcCCAAGCGAGGCAAGCGAGATGCCGCCGAGTTGCGAGAATTGTGGCGCACTGCCATTCGGCAGACCATCATGTTGAATCGCATGGAGACGGAGAACGCCATGCTCCAGGCTCGCCAGAACGAGAACGAGCTGAAGCGCATCAAGCTGGACTACGAGGAGATAGTGCCCTGCGACAAGCAGTTGATAGAGCGCTGGGAGCAGATTATCGAGCGCAACTCCACTCAGATTGGCAACAAAAAGGATCCCAAGGTCCTGGGCCATGCCATACGCACCGGAGTGCCCCGATCGAAGCGCGGCGATGTCTGGACCTTCCTGGCCGAGCAGCATTCCATGAACACGGCTCCAGTGGACACCAAGGAATTCCCCAACTTCAATACACCGTACCACACGCTGCTGAAGCATCTCACCGAACACCAGCACGCCATTTTCATTGATCTGGGCAGGACCTTTCCCAATCACCAGTTCTACAAGGATCCCCTGGGTCTGGGTCAGCTGTCGCTGTTTAATCTGTTGAAGGCCTACTCTATACTCGACCCGGAGTTGGGCTACTGTCAGGGATTAGGATTTATCTGCGGAGTTCTACTTTTGCAT tGCGACGAGGCCAATGCCTTCCAGCTGCTTAAGCATCTGATGTTCCGCCGGAATATGCGCACCAAATACCTGCCCGACATGAAAAAGTTCCAGCTGCAGCTTTACCAGCTCTCCCGTCTGGTAAAGGACCACCTTCCGGATCTGTATGTCTGGCTCGACCAGAACGATGTTTCGCCCACCTTGTACGCCGCTCCCTGGATTCTCACCGTCTTCAGTTCCCAGTTCCCGCTGGGTTTCGTGGCGCGCGTTTTCGACCTGCTCTTCCTGGAGTCCTCCGACGTGATCTTCAAGTTCGCCATCGCCCTGCTCTCCGTGCACAAGGATCAGTTGCTGGCCAAGGATAACTTTGAGGAAATCATGGACTATCTGAAGACAGTGGTGCCCAAAATGGAGGCGCACTGCATGGAGCAGATCATGAAGCTGGTCTTCACCCTGGATATTGGAAAGCAGCTGGCCGAGTACAACGTGGAGTACAATGTGCTGCAGGAGGAGATCACCACCACGAATCATCATCTCGAAATGCTGAACAGAGAGAAGACCCAAAACCAGCACCTGGAGCAGCAATTGCAG TTTGCTCAATCCTCGATTGCTCAGCTGGAGACCACAAGGTCCTCGCAACAGGCGCAGATAACCACGCTGCAGTCGCAGGTTCAGTCCCTGGAGCTCACCATCCAGACCCTGGGACGCTATATAGGCCAGCTGGTGGAGCACAATCCCGATCTGGAGCTGCCCAATGAGGTGAGACGCATGCTCCAGCAACTGGACGACCTGGAACGGCAGAGGCGCAAACCCATCTTCACTGAGCGCAAGATTGGCAAATCCATTTCCGTCAACAGTCACTTGGGGTTTCCACTCAAGGTGCTCGAAGAGCTGACCGAAAGAGACGAACATGGTTCGCCACAAAAGCAGAAGAAGGAGAAGACACCTTTTTTTGAGCAGCTccggcaacagcagcagcagctccaacATAACCGCCTCAATGGACAGTCCTCCCATGCCAGTGAAACCGTGTCCCCGACGCCGCCCTCGCGACCCAATCGCTTGCTGGACAATGCCAGTGCCAGGACCGTGATGCAAACGAAGCTGGACGAGCTGAAGCTGCCCGAGCACGTGGACAAGTTCGTGGCCAATATCAAGAGCCCGCTGGAGGTCGACTCGGGCGTGGGCACCCCACTCAGCCCACCGAGCACCGCGAGCaacagcagcggcggcagtATCTTCAGTCGGATGGGCTACCGGACGACTCCCCAGGCA